AAAGCATTTCCGTATTTGTTTTCTACGCTGCCGACTTCACCGGGACCTTGAGTTGCGTCGACTTGGAAGACAGTATTATGTGGACCGTCTACATTGGCGTCGACACGGAGACAGAAcaggtgttggtggttgtgggCATTGACACCTGGGTAGACTTCGGTGCCCCAGCCGTGGGTGTCCTCGCCGGGGTTCATGGCGTAGGTGTTCAGGATACCGGTCAGCTTAATGTCCAGCTGGACAGTGCCATCCTGGTGGAAGATCCAGTAGACGCAGTATTCGTAGTTAGCGGCGGTAAAGATGTGAGAGAGGATCAGTTTACGGCCACGGGTGACGATCATGGACTCGTCGCGGAAATCGGTATGCTTGTAGAGGATACCagcatcttcttcatggaTGCAGATAGCGTTCTTCACAATCGTGCTGGCACCGGCGCGGTTGACAAATGCTGCATCCATGTAGTGGATTGCGCCCTTGCAGTCGCAGCCAAGAGACAGGCTGTTGGTCATGTAGCCGCCACCGTACTCTCCCAAGTCGAAAGCGTGCTTTCGTTGGTGGGGGTGATCGGGGTTTCCGTATGGGACAACCATTTCGGCTAGAGACAGTCGGTAGAACACGGGACGGACGTTGCCCTTGTCGTTGTAGGTGATGTTGTTAAGGACGAGACCCTCGCGGTAGTTGAAGCCAACGTGGATGTTCCAGTTTTGCCAGTCGATACTGCGGCCATTCACATTGAAAGAAACACCTTCCGGCTGTGTGATATGGATTGGTTTGATGTCTGTTCTGTAACCGCCCTCTTTTTCAACGGACTCTGGGTGGTAGTTGTTGGGAGGAGCCTTGCTAAGAGGGCGTCGCACAGGCGGAACATCGATGTGGATGATCTGCTTAGTCTCTGCATTGTAGATAGGACAGAAGTCCAAGGGATATGTATATTGGGAGTCATCAACGTGAGGTCGGTAGTACATAAGGGCTTGTTGCAGGCGGACATCAGTGCCGAAGCGTTCGTCGTATCCGATTGTCCAAGCTATGGCTCTCGTTAAGAGATGCAAAATAGGTTATTATTGAGGCCCGACTTACGATCACAGTAAACCTTATCCATATCATGTGGAGGAATACCAAGGATTCCACACTGCTCAATGACCTTAGGGTCCTTGCGAACAATGTGCTCTACCTCCTGCAGATCCTCCATAGTGATCAGAGGCTGCACGCCAGGCGTGTGCTTCCATTGAATGATTTTCTTCGCATTAAGGTCGACAATTCCATCGTAGATTTTCCCACCAGGAGCAATAACAACAACGTCGGCAGTACGAGTGGGACGAGGGGTGCCCTCAGGGTTTGCCAGCCAGGCCATCATTTGCTCCTTGCGGGGTTCGTAGAGCGTAACCCCGTTGAAATTGAGCTTGCCATGTTCTTTACGAACAATGTCAACAGCACTCTCGATTTCAGTAGTTGTAAGAGGATCcagcggatgaggaggaggcgccGAGGCGCTGACCTGCATGGTCAGCTGCTGAAGACGGTCGAGGACCATTGTCGTATATGAGCGTTGTATATATTGGTGGAGCGGGGAAGTATGAGTAAGTGTGATGAGGTGGAGAGTGAAGGGAAGTAGTCGACAAAGTCACGTCGACACCGCAATTTCAGAGAAGCACAGAGAAAAAACTGTATAATCCCAAGTGAAACAAAGACTTTCAatgaggggaagagggggtGGTTTATAAGTTGGAAACAGCTGCATCCTGAGCTTCCAGTGTAACAACCGATAAGAAACGAGTCCGATAAGATACTCGGATTTCTTGGCCAAATCGGGGTTAGCGTGTCACCTCGTGTTGTCGTTCCCCAAACAGCAGTCGAAACCACTCGGTCCAACTCCAACTTGACTATCTTGGCTTCCATCGAGACAGGTTCGGCATTTGCTTACGAATTTCATTGGTTCAAGACACGGATCCTCTGTCCAAGAGTGGTTGGCCTTGCGCCGCTCTCCCACTACCCCGGATTCTCTTTTGCGCGTGCACGCCCCCATGATCAACTCCGCATCTTAGGTCGCCCAGCGGCATTACCGACCTAAGCTTA
This is a stretch of genomic DNA from Aspergillus puulaauensis MK2 DNA, chromosome 8, nearly complete sequence. It encodes these proteins:
- the CAO1 gene encoding peroxisomal copper amine oxidase (COG:Q;~EggNog:ENOG410PF88;~InterPro:IPR015798,IPR016182,IPR036460,IPR000269, IPR015802,IPR015800;~PFAM:PF01179,PF02728,PF02727;~go_function: GO:0005507 - copper ion binding [Evidence IEA];~go_function: GO:0008131 - primary amine oxidase activity [Evidence IEA];~go_function: GO:0048038 - quinone binding [Evidence IEA];~go_process: GO:0009308 - amine metabolic process [Evidence IEA];~go_process: GO:0055114 - oxidation-reduction process [Evidence IEA]), which encodes MVLDRLQQLTMQVSASAPPPHPLDPLTTTEIESAVDIVRKEHGKLNFNGVTLYEPRKEQMMAWLANPEGTPRPTRTADVVVIAPGGKIYDGIVDLNAKKIIQWKHTPGVQPLITMEDLQEVEHIVRKDPKVIEQCGILGIPPHDMDKVYCDPWTIGYDERFGTDVRLQQALMYYRPHVDDSQYTYPLDFCPIYNAETKQIIHIDVPPVRRPLSKAPPNNYHPESVEKEGGYRTDIKPIHITQPEGVSFNVNGRSIDWQNWNIHVGFNYREGLVLNNITYNDKGNVRPVFYRLSLAEMVVPYGNPDHPHQRKHAFDLGEYGGGYMTNSLSLGCDCKGAIHYMDAAFVNRAGASTIVKNAICIHEEDAGILYKHTDFRDESMIVTRGRKLILSHIFTAANYEYCVYWIFHQDGTVQLDIKLTGILNTYAMNPGEDTHGWGTEVYPGVNAHNHQHLFCLRVDANVDGPHNTVFQVDATQGPGEVGSVENKYGNAFYAKKTKFTTPLEAMSDYDGSTSRTWEIANTNKLNPYSKKPVSYKLVSREVPGLLPKEGGLVWKRAGFARHAVHVTKYSDDQVHPAGRHVPQTSGEPSQGLPQWIAQAGPNSSIDNTDVVLWHTFGLTHFPTPEDYPIMPAEPMTVLLRPRNFFTRNPVLDVPPSYARTPSQAAAGTAACGCSNSKKNSPDGSSVLV